A single window of Rana temporaria chromosome 1, aRanTem1.1, whole genome shotgun sequence DNA harbors:
- the LOC120921578 gene encoding chymotrypsin A-like isoform X2, whose protein sequence is MATLWVLSCLVLLSGAYGCGVPAISPLISGYARVVNGENAVSGSWPWQVSLQDYTGFHYCGGSIINSLWVVTAAHCPVSSSHRVVLGEFDLSSNAEPIQVKSVGRFFRHPQYNSQTAVNDIALIKLSSPATLNDRVSPACLAASSDVFGEGESCVTSGWGYTNGVTLTKPAKLQQVSLPLLTNTDCQRYFAPRIEASMICAGASGASSCMEGITDCLTTVIGSHNDHMVRRIQSHQLPIITREEDLSMIG, encoded by the exons ATGGCAACACTGTGGGTCCTGTCCTGCCTGGTCCTCCTCAGCGGAGCCTATG GTTGCGGTGTTCCCGCCATCAGTCCCCTTATCTCCGGCTACGCCCGGGTTGTGAACGGTGAAAACGCCGTCTCTGGTTCTTGGCCATGGCAGGTGTCTCTTCAG GACTACACCGGATTCCACTACTGTGGCGGCTCCATCATCAACAGCCTCTGGGTTGTCACCGCTGCCCACTGCCCAGTCAG TTCTTCCCACCGTGTGGTCCTGGGTGAATTCGACCTTTCCTCCAATGCTGAGCCCATCCAGGTCAAATCTGTCGGCAGA TTCTTCAGACACCCACAATACAACTCCCAGACCGCTGTCAATGACATCGCCCTGATCAAGCTCTCCAGTCCCGCCACCCTCAATGACCGCGTGTCCCCTGCGTGTCTTGCTGCTTCCTCTGATGTCTTCGGAGAAGGAGAAAGTTGCGTCACCAGCGGATGGGGATACACCAATGGTGTCA caCTGACTAAGCCAGCTAAACTCCAGCAGGTGTCTCTTCCTCTTCTGACCAACACTGACTGCCAGAGATACTTTGCCCCCAGAATCGAGGCCTCCATGATCTGCGCCGGAGCCTCCGGTGCCTCTTCCTGCATG GAAGGGATTACAGATTGCTTGACCACTGTAATTGGCAGTCACAACGATCACATGGTCAGGAGGATCCAATCTCATCAGCTCCCAATTATAACTAGAGAAGAGGATCTGTCTATGATAG GGTGA
- the LOC120921578 gene encoding chymotrypsin A-like isoform X1 produces MATLWVLSCLVLLSGAYGCGVPAISPLISGYARVVNGENAVSGSWPWQVSLQDYTGFHYCGGSIINSLWVVTAAHCPVSSSHRVVLGEFDLSSNAEPIQVKSVGRFFRHPQYNSQTAVNDIALIKLSSPATLNDRVSPACLAASSDVFGEGESCVTSGWGYTNGVTLTKPAKLQQVSLPLLTNTDCQRYFAPRIEASMICAGASGASSCMGDSGGPLVCQRNGAWTLTGVVSAGSPTCSPSSPGIYARVSFLRSWVDQTVAAN; encoded by the exons ATGGCAACACTGTGGGTCCTGTCCTGCCTGGTCCTCCTCAGCGGAGCCTATG GTTGCGGTGTTCCCGCCATCAGTCCCCTTATCTCCGGCTACGCCCGGGTTGTGAACGGTGAAAACGCCGTCTCTGGTTCTTGGCCATGGCAGGTGTCTCTTCAG GACTACACCGGATTCCACTACTGTGGCGGCTCCATCATCAACAGCCTCTGGGTTGTCACCGCTGCCCACTGCCCAGTCAG TTCTTCCCACCGTGTGGTCCTGGGTGAATTCGACCTTTCCTCCAATGCTGAGCCCATCCAGGTCAAATCTGTCGGCAGA TTCTTCAGACACCCACAATACAACTCCCAGACCGCTGTCAATGACATCGCCCTGATCAAGCTCTCCAGTCCCGCCACCCTCAATGACCGCGTGTCCCCTGCGTGTCTTGCTGCTTCCTCTGATGTCTTCGGAGAAGGAGAAAGTTGCGTCACCAGCGGATGGGGATACACCAATGGTGTCA caCTGACTAAGCCAGCTAAACTCCAGCAGGTGTCTCTTCCTCTTCTGACCAACACTGACTGCCAGAGATACTTTGCCCCCAGAATCGAGGCCTCCATGATCTGCGCCGGAGCCTCCGGTGCCTCTTCCTGCATG GGTGACTCAGGTGGACCACTTGTGTGCCAAAGGAACGGAGCCTGGACCCTGACCGGTGTTGTGTCTGCGGGCAGTCCTAcctgttctccttcttctcccGGAATCTACGCCCGCGTCTCCTTCCTCAGATCCTGGGTGGACCAGACTGTTGCCGCTAACTAA
- the LOC120921888 gene encoding chymotrypsinogen B-like: protein MATLWVLSCLVLLSGAYGCGLPAIRPLISGYARVVNGEDAVSGSWPWQVSIQDKAGVHYCGGSLINSLWVVTAAHCGVRTSDRVVLGLHDQYSNAEPIQVKSIGRFFGHPQFSEQTIANDIALIKLSSPAILTDRVSPVCLAASSDVFNGGERCVTSGWGYTNGAAQTKPAKLQQAALPLLNNAECQRYFSTRILTSMICAGAAGASSCNLDSGGPLVCEKNGAWTLAGVVSFGTPGCPLSSPAVYARVTALRSWVDQTVAAN from the exons GTTGCGGTCTTCCCGCCATCAGGCCCCTTATCTCCGGCTACGCCCGGGTCGTGAACGGCGAGGACGCCGTCTCTGGTTCTTGGCCGTGGCAGGTGTCTATTCAG GACAAGGCTGGAGTCCACTACTGTGGCGGATCCCTCATCAACAGTCTCTGGGTTGTCACCGCTGCCCACTGCGGAGTCAG AACTTCAGACCGTGTGGTCCTGGGTTTACATGATCAGTACTCCAATGCTGAGCCCATCCAGGTCAAGTCCATCGGCAGA TTCTTCGGACACCCCCAGTTCAGCGAGCAGACTATCGCCAATGACATCGCCCTGATCAAGCTCTCCAGTCCCGCCATCCTCACTGACCGCGTGTCCCCCGTGTGTCTTGCTGCTTCCTCTGATGTCTTCAATGGAGGAGAAAGATGCGTCACCAGCGGATGGGGATACACCAATGGTGCCG caCAAACAAAGCCAGCTAAGCTCCAGCAGGCGGCTCTTCCTCTTCTGAACAACGCCGAATGCCAGAGATACTTTTCAACCAGAATCCTGACCTCCATGATCTGCGCTGGTGCCGCCGGCGCCTCCTCCTGCAAC cTCGACTCTGGTGGACCCCTCGTGTGTGAGAAGAACGGAGCCTGGACCCTGGCCGGCGTTGTGTCCTTCGGCACCCCTGGCTGTCCTTTATCTTCTCCCGCCGTCTACGCCCGCGTCACCGCCCTCAGATCCTGGGTGGACCAGACTGTCGCCGCCAACTAA